In Trichomycterus rosablanca isolate fTriRos1 chromosome 5, fTriRos1.hap1, whole genome shotgun sequence, the sequence agaaacacatttCATTATGAGTGTTTAATATGAACTGAAGCATCTTGAAGATTCCTGACTCTGGCATAGGCTAGacaattttttttgtatttatgttttgctttatgtttagTCTGTGCAGAATAGCATTGGCAGATGTGGCAGAAGTTCACAAATTCTTTACTCaggtaaaaatataaataatacaaataatacagtAATTCAGAACATACTCTGGGTAAAGCTAAAATATGCTTTCGATGTATTcatgtaaaaagtaaaattgttcctctttatttttctttaatagaGTGTATAGAGAAATAATTGTATGAAGAAAAAATAGGGTTTAGaataatattcattcattcattcattcattggagcctatcccagctttttattgggcgcaaggcacacagtaacaccctggacgggacgccggtccattgcagggcagacacacacacacacacacacacttatagggcaattcattgtctccaattaacctgactgcatgtttttggactgtgggaggaaaccggagctcccggaggaaacccacgcagacacggcgcGAACATgcaacccggaccgccctacctggggatcgaacccaggacctccctcctgtcaggcgacagtgctacccacttagccaccgtgccgccccgtttAGAATAATAATGAACTGAATTTTTATATCCATCCAATAAGAGTTTTGGGGAGCACAGTCTTACAAGCTTCTATCAAGCCTTTTTTATGGAGCCCCTTCTTTTAAGTAAAATGGGTTCGTAATTATTACTGGACCTTTTCCATATttgatttatgttttttatctACAGTAGAGTTCTTAAGGATTGCAGAGCTTTGCAGAGTTTTGTTGTGATCGGCACATGACACCAATAATCTGATTGTGTACTgtactttcattattatttccaatatttttttttttttaattgttaaaaataattattatttgctttattgCTTTAGCAAGCAGGGTCCATGTGAATGAGAAAAAAGTGTATGCAGTTTTTTAAATCAGCATTGGGTGGCAGTGTTAAGCAAGCTGTGGGTTGTGcacttgtactgtatatgaacaGTTCACTGACATTCTACCAGTGGGTTTAATGGCCAGTGACAAATGATGAGAGTTatgaaaacagacaataaaatatGTAGATTCCTTTTTCCCCAGTTTTATACACTAAGATCAAAGAATGAAATATTTGCCATTATCCAATACCAGTCTGATATACTGTAGACATCCAGTAACCAAACTGACTCTTTACACCCGTCTGTTGCCAGGTTATGCCAATCGTCAAAGACAAATCCATGTGTCTGTCTTAAAAAAACTTTGAGAATACATTCATAGgtaaaatacataattaaaatttaaatataaattgttacattcactatatggccaaaagtatgtggacagcactcctcactcactcactttcttaaccgcttatccagttagggttgcactgggttgctggagcctttcccagctttttcaatgagcgcaaggcacacagtaacaccctggacggagcgccggtccatcgcagggcagacacacacacacccattcacctatagtgcaattcagtgtctccaattaacctgactgcatgtttttggactgtggaaggaaaccggagctcctggaggaaacccacgcagacacggggagaacatgcaaactctgcacagaaaggacccagactgccccgcctgagaatcgaacccaggatcttattatgaggcgacagtgctacccgccaggccaccatgccgccctgacACTACTCCTAATTATTGAGATTAAGCGTTTCAGCCATGCCCATTGTtaacaagtaaataaaatgacaattttTATAACATCCATGATATGCTTTCAtctttgtggcaacaatttggATAAGATCCTTTTGTGTTTCATGGGGACTGTGCCTCTGCGCACAAGGTTCATTAAGACAGGTTTGATCAGTTTGGCATGGAAAAACACCAATGGCCTGACCTAATAGAACCAAGAAAACAGCTTTGGGGTGATCTAGAATGTTGTTTGTAAGCCAGGCCTATTTGCCCAACATCGGTACTTGACATCACAATCGCTTAttatgactgaatgggcacaaattcccacagatgcacTCTAACATTTTGAAGCCTTTTCTATTAAGACTGGAGGCTGTTATAACTGCTAACAAGCTTATAATTTCAAAataggatgtctaacaagctcacgGTTGGGTGCACAGGATTGATTATACATGTCTTAATAGTCATAGTTACAGTTCATATACTGTATTCATTCGAATTCAAATCGTCACTCCATATACTGCAGTGCATCCTGTTTTCTTACCGTTTCCAACATTTCAGCAGCTTCTTCCCTTGTTTGGATTGTGGATCTAGGCAAACAAATTGTTTTTCTGTCTGGAGGCTGAAATTAAGATTCAAACATAACTGGTTAGAACTAATGACAGTATCGGTCTATGTGATGTGGTAAATTTGTTCAGAATTCACTCCACCTTAACTGAAGCCCCAttttcagttaaaaaaacaaaacaaaaaaacagctaTTTTCAGGTCTCACACATATTCAAGTTACCCGTGTTGTGGGCACTGAttcacccccataccatgacagatgttcactgataagtctggatggtcccctgttggcacagagaacttgaCCCCTGTTTTCAtccaaaaacaagctaaaatgtgGACTCCAACCACAGCacacgttttcactgtcttTTCGTTCATCTGATACAAGCTTGGGTCCAGAGAACTTGGCTgtgtttctgtatagaattgatgtttggctttctctttgaagttcagtttgcatttcttgatgcagtggcagaCTGTTTTAAGCGACAACTCTACTccaaagtactcctgagcccatgtggcgaTATTTATCATCATGATGGTTTCTCGTGCAATGTAATTTCTggctttgccctacacagactgagatttatCCTGTTTCCTGGAATCTTTTTgaaatattatgtacggtagatggtgaaagacctaaattacttgctctgagaaatgttctttttgaactgattgacaatttaAATATTCTTCTCTGTATAGTTaaattctatacacatcaccatGATACCTTTTAAAGTGAGGGTGTTGAATACAGTATATTCCACTGCAACTGTGTTAGTACTTTGCTGTTTGTAAGATGGTCACTGAAAACAATGATTAAATATCTGTGATGTGTCTATtaacagggctctagagtgcgaccaatttggttgcacatgcgacctaatttctcaatggtgcgactaaaaaaaatctcaggtcgcaccggtgcgaccaggcatccgagggaaaaaaaaaacaacagacacacattaggccaataacatggtctaaaccaatcagagatagtgaagggcgggacattattgtagcggtgatatgtgagcgacattcagctcagccaatcagaatgcagcaccaggtttatacacgtgcgttcggatgttctgcagtaagtttagttttgtatatgagactcgccggatgtccccagaatggaagttcgggttctggagctcggcggtgtaaagtgttgtaacgctcacttaagtcctgactaaacagttaaagtgactctaccctgtcgtgtgcctttattcccacacctccaccaccgcacagcaaaagacccgcagcatccccaccggacagcggctaggtgagccgaccctctacagtagcaaggggctaatgctagcggtaaagtgtggcgatagtgaaagtaaaaacacgacaatattttcgttaagtaaaatataaaaataactaaaagaccaaaatatattacaatacatgtagtcaaaatacgcagtgagtgcaccgcaagcgattttgggaatctgtgtaaaagattcagtaaagccgataatataatgcactgcatttaagattacactctaacactctagagccccatacacacacacacacacaaacatatacatataattttaaatatacacacacataaatagatatacacacatacatacacatttactctattattatttttataatttttataagtgtgctataattagtctataatactataattaactgtattaactgtataattactacagtatattaactgtaaagagcatgggaagaccatggccggcaatagtatatttgtgactggttctaatacattttgaattgaaaggctgaaaaccccaatgcatctataaaacacattacatgccgcgataaatgcactgcccaagtctccccctctccccactgcctttcagtggcaggcagcagcaaacagatcatcagacaaggccatgttgaccagattgttagttatttacaagtcaatattgcctgtgtggacagtgatttaaaaaaaaaaagtgaacctgtaaaactgcggtgttaaatgcgatgcggtcgaaaatttgggtgcacctaacttttgtgctggtgcacctaagaaaaaaagttaggtgcaccagtgcaaccagtgcaaccagtgcaaaaagttagtctagagccctgattAATGTCAGCAAAGGTGCAGTtacaattaatattattttaatatgttttgtattattttaccatatttcaaTTATGTGTTAAATGGTTGATCAGTCTTGGGTTCCATTTGCTCCACACATTCACTGATTCAAGTTTTATTAACAAGCTCTTTCTGATTCCAATTAGATGTGCTGGAGCAAAATTGGGATTGGGAATCATTGCATTAAACGAATCTTAGGGATTAAGTAAGAGTTATTTTCCAAAAATGCAGTTGAGGCATTTTGTCCATATAAGATTTATAAGATTTGTAGCGTGTGCTGCTTTAGTTCAGTCTTTGGCCTATTACAATAAATCGAGCatgtttatacattatttaaattatcagggcagttgtagcctaggttaaggtactggactagtaatagaaggtcgctggttaaagccccaccactgccaggttgccactgttgggccttttaaccctcaattgcttacacaatatacactgtcacagtactgtaagttgtcaGCTaattgccaaaaatgtaaatgtaaaattatcaTCCagcataaaatagaaaaaaattaaataaataataataagtaaaagaaaaaaacaaatcacGTATTTAAAATTCCATGTACCAGATTTACATTTCCATGGTGATTGTATGTGTGATAATAAttgccagaggtggaaagtaacgaattacatttactcgcgttgcTGTAATTAAGTAgattttttgtgtacttgtactttttaaagtagattttacaaccagcaattttacttttacttaagtatgttttgtattaagaattgtaattcactacattttaaataacatccgttactgagtaaaaaaaaaaaaacgctaaaactgggaaactgctgcagtgaattctgcgatggaaaataaactggtgctaaaataaaggagctgtaatctaggtatagagtagggagggaagggtgattttaaaagtttaaaatgtttggagtttgatgtttcgttatttgataacatagtctgatgtcaaagaatggcaaaagtcaaaagttttgtcttacatcttgaaggttttctttgggtcatttagtaaaagtcacaacacttgacttgttttgagttatgagacttgcagtatgactgtttggtatttgttggtgatgaaaagaaggctggtctatagaatccacaattaatgccaacttcagtggttatacagtttgaaaaagttttatgggatggtctgtactaaaacgacacattacacatccctaaatgttttaaatgttgtatcaacatgtttttttctattatattttaataaaaaacaactgttatgagatatatccacttgtcctgtttgcattacacaggagagactccctctcctattaaaaaaagtaactaagtaacgtttactctgagtacattttaaatgagttactttttacttgagtagatttttagactagtaattttactcatacttaagtaaaaattcattaaagtaatagtacttttacttgagtacaatattttagtactctttccacctctgataaTTGCAGTAACAGTTCTAATGATTTTAAGTTCTCTAATAGTTCTCAGTTTCACTAATTTGATCACTTTCCCTTTCTTGTGCAGCCATGTGCCGTATCATACTAGTCACATCTTCCAAGCACATCTCATGTCTTTTTTtgctttaatactttttgtttttgcactaatttcaaagatattttaTCTATTGATTGATTGGATAATTGTGAAGAAGCATTTTGTCCAAAGTTAAGAGTAATGTTTACTTACATGATTTCAACTTTATTGCATGAAGACCCTGGCTTAATCACTTCAAAGTCAGTTACACGTCCCCTCACAGTGTCGTTCATTTCTGGGCACCTACATTTATGAGGAATGTGAACAGCTCCAGTCAGATTATCTGTAAATTaaagaacagaacaaacaaacaaattaccaAACATTATATTAATGCCTTAAAAAAAGCTCATAAAGAGAAGGGTCAGCAGAACTGTACCTTTGAGGAAGTTTGAGAAAAGCAAGATCAGTAGCATAGCTGTAACCTGCACTGGTATGAAAGCCATGTCTGTCAAACTGCTATTAGGAAGCATCTGCTTTGTCTGGCTAACCAACTGTGTGAAGCAGCCTTTCTTTACTACCTCCCCTTTCCCACGTGCTCATATTCAGCCAGATCCTTGTCACGTAATTTTTAGTAATGAGGATCTAGTTTTTAGTTTTCAGTTATTAGGATCTAGCAAATAAATCTAAAATACCTCCCTTCTGTAGCTTTTGAAGTAAatgaaaatgcagaaaaaaattTGCTGATTTAGTCCAGTCTTTGCCCTTTCACAATAATTAGAGCATGTTAatccattatttacattatcataaaataaaataatgatcatGAAAtagaaaaagtaaaagaaaaacatcacacatttaaaatttaatttatcAGATTTACATTTCCATGGTGATTGtatgtgtaataataattcCAGTAACAGTTCTAATGATtttaagtagggatgtaacgatacgctctacccacgatgcgatatgaTTCATGAtgctgggttcacgatacgattttttcccaattttttaaaacaaaattaaattaaggaCAAATTAGgacgtttccttttattatttctcttaaaaaaatttaaatactgtatttgtgcttacgGTGCCTCAGTGGGTATTactgtcgcctaacagcaagaaggtccttggttcgatccccaggcggggcggtccgggtcctttctgtgtgcatgttctcctcgtgtctgcgtgggtttcctccgggagctccggtttcctcccacagtccaaaaacatgcaatcaggtacattggagacactgaattgccttataagtgaatgtgtgtgtgtgtctgccctgcgatggactggcgtcccgtccagggtgttgctgtgtgtcttgcgcccattgaaaagctgggataggctccagcacaataAGCAGataagacaatgaatgaatggatgaatgaatgaatgtatttgtgcttatcgtttatttatctaaataatgaatgcccttttatttctgaagtaggtacaaactatgcaaaacaatgctgcacattgcTGCACCTATTTgtgtaaaaaactgaaatgaaattttaaaacaaatcccacattaaataaataaattaatgaataatacaaaaaaagaaagtatcctcacaaataagtttggctggaaaattctgaacctggcaaccctgtagtgacgtcaaccaggcgaggtgaatagcgccagtgccctctgctgttcaaAGTGagtatcgattcattatacatgtaaaccaatTTGAattgttacacatgtgaatcgatttttaactgtcttgtggtgcatcgttacatccctaattttaAGTTCTCTAATAGTTCTAAGTTTCACTTATTTTGTTCGATCACTTTTCCTTTCTCGTGCAGCCATGTGCCGTGTCATACTAGTCACATCTTCCAAGCACATCTcgtctttttttgcattaatactttttgtttttgcactaaTCTTAAAGATATTTATCTATTGATTGATTGGATTGATTGAGTGTTGTGTCCACAAACCAAACCTTTGCTTAAATAGAGGCTCAGACACAACTAAAAACCTGTTTACACACCTAGCTTTAATGATGTATACCAGTGACATTCTGTAAAGACAAGCTATACAATCCTTTaccctattatttatttaaaacatgtcaTTATTGGAACACTGTCACCAGTGTGCAGAAACTAAACTATTTGTTCTGTttgttgtagtgtgtgtaggtgtgtgtgcacgtgGACGAGAGTGTATAGTAATGTTATTACAATTATACAGTTCTACagcattttttcatttcatttacatgacttaccactgctttatcctggtcaggatcatgtTTCTAGTCAAAATGCCTAAGAGCTTGTCAGAGTGTTGCATCCACAAACCATACCTTTGCTTATAGAGGCTCAGACACAACAAAAAACGTGTTTACATGCCTAACGTTAATGAGGTATAACAGTAACATTCTGGAAGAACAAGCTATACAATCCTTTaccctattatttatttaaaacatgtcGTTATTGGAACATTGGCACCTGTGTGCAGAAACTAAACTATTTGTTCTGTttgttgtagtgtgtgtaggtgtgtatgcaCGTGGATGAGAATGTATAGTAATGTTATTACAATTATACAGTTctacagcatttttttttttttcattttatttacatgttttaccactagggtggcacggtgggtagcactgtcgcctcacagcaagaaggtccttggtttgatccccaggcgggacggtccgggtcctttctgtgtggagtttgcatgttctccctgtctgcatgggtttcctccgggagctccggtttcctcccacagtccaaaaacatgcagtcaggataattggagacactgaattgccccataggtgaatgtgtgtgtgtgtatgtgtgtctgccctgcgatggactggcaccccgtccagggtgttactgtgtgccttgcgcccattgaaaagctgcgaTAGGCACCAGCACCCCCctcaaccctgattggataagcgggtaagaaagtgagtgagtgagtgttttaccactggtttattctggtcaggatcaTGTTTGCACTCCAAATGCCTAAGAACTTGCCAAATGAGTGTTGAAATCACAACCCAAACCTTTGTTTTATAAAGGCTTAGACAGCGAGTAAAACCTGTTTACACACCTAACTTTAATGAGGTATAACAAGACAGGATATACAATCCTTTActctattatttatataaaacatgTAATTATTGGAACATTGGCACCAGTGTGCAGAAAGTATTTGTTCTGTttgttgtagtgtgtgtaggtgtgtatgcaTGTGGATGAGTATTGTATAGTAATTTTTTTACAACTATACAGTTCTacagcattttttatttcatttacagtACATATTTTACCACTGGTTTAGCCTGGTCAGAATTGTGGCAGATCCTGTGTCCTCAGAATTACTGAGCGCAATGCAGTCGCACACCCTGTACTGGATGCCAATGAATCCACCCCACCCACATTTAGGCAGTTATGTTTGCTTGTATATGCTCAACTGGCGGATAGCACTTCTGGCGATTTGAACCCTAGATCCCAGGGGTAGTGATCTAGCGTAACTTTTGCCCACCCAAGTGCCGTCTAGTACCACATTACACATGAAAATAAACatgaaagtaaaaagtaaatgaGGCTACACTGTGTTTCTTGGGGTCATTAACTTTTGCATTTAATGTACAGTCCTTGTACTTAAAAACATCTGCTGTGGttgcacacatacactcacacactcacacaaagcAGTGCACAAACATAATAAATTAATGTGTGTAACAGGTTaggtattttttaaaaatgaaacagctTGTTCATTTTCtacaatttattataaaaaaaaaatatatattattaatatgtgtTGTGGAAAGTATTTTAGGATAATAGCGCAATTATGTTGTGATCGTTTTGGATTTGACTCTTCGCCTTCTAGGTCGCCGTCTCAGTGCTCGTATGCATTTCTTCTGATCTTTGCCCTCCTTtttcctgtaaaaaataaaataaaataataataaacaaactaaactatGTACATCATTAAGAATAATTAaaacgaaccgaaattcgcaaaacacgtgacgtcacaaacaagttgactcagatcgtctctctctctctctctctctctctctctctctctctctctatatatatatatatatatatatatatatatatatatatatatatatatatatatatatatatatatatatatatatatacagtatatatatataataaagaaggaaataatatagaaatttattatggtgtatggtacagcacacgtactgtactaaaatgtgttgtgtgtttttatgtacagtactactgtgtattattgtttattattgtttattgcatttaagtctattttataatttaagatttaatggaaaatatagttgtatttataacaaaaaagacaatttaagacattagaaaggttaggtaagagggtggtttgggaggtctggcacagattagacttgtatttacattatttcttatgggaaaaataggtttaactaacgaatattttgacttaagaacagcccctcGGAATCagttaaattcataagtcaagggtccactgtactttTTAAATGATCTTAAACCTTTGTTTAACTAAATAGACAATAGTGCCAAGAACAAAACAttgtatacataatatataataattaaatatgtgATATAGGATATTAGATTAAGAGGGTCCACCAAAGGCTTAAACCTTGCAAACACAGGTTATGGTTCACTGCTTTGTGCCATATATCTTTACAGAATTGtctgttcaaaaagaacattcctAAATGCAAAATAGCAAATAATTGAGGTTGTTCACAATCTATAATATTTCATTTTAACTTGGCAGCTGATGAAGTAATGAATCTTTTTAAGAGTCGTGTTCTTCTGTGTTGCCATTTTGGATGGAGGGGGCATGCCTCGTGAGCGTTAAGTCACTCCAGGTGGAAGATTTTCTATATATCCCGGTTTCTCTCTATCAGACTTTCCAGCTTCTGTTGGCAAACCTGCTGTTTTTCTGAAACCGTGATACTGAGCTGCTCAGTCTGTTCTGGTTTTCCATGGGTGTGTGCTGCCAGCATACTTGCTGAGGTAcgataatattgtgaaaatacTCAGGGAAaccagagaaatctcagtctgtgtagggcaggGCTAGAATCCTCTACTGAATGCCTGTGCCCTTTATGCCTTTCCATGATAATGCAAGAGAAAGTGTCATACGGTTGTGATAACTATAGCTACATAGACTGTgggtactttggaaaaccattgtcacttcaCACAGTCCTCCACTGCAAGAAATCCAACCTAAACCACTATAGCTTAAAGAGAAAGCCGTACATCAAATCTATGTTTTCTGGGCCCAGATTTGTCTCGGggggaccaaaagacagtggctATGTGATGTGGTCAGATAGGTCCATGTTATCAGAAAAATAGACAAAGTTCCCAAGttgtcccaacttgttttggaaatGTTGTTTGTAATATagattgatcagccataacattaaaaccacctccttgtttctactctcaatgtccattttatcagctccacttatcatatagaagcactttgtagttctacaattactgactgtagtccatttgtttctctgcaaagtttttaacctgcttttactctgttctttaatggtcaggacccccacagagcaggtattatttaggtggtgaatgattctcagcactgcagtgacactgacatggtggtggtgtgttagtgt encodes:
- the cxcl18a.1 gene encoding chemokine (C-X-C motif) ligand 18a, duplicate 1; the protein is MAFIPVQVTAMLLILLFSNFLKDNLTGAVHIPHKCRCPEMNDTVRGRVTDFEVIKPGSSCNKVEIILQTEKQFVCLDPQSKQGKKLLKCWKRKEKKSCLPRKTKKRQKRKRQKLPK